A window of the Tursiops truncatus isolate mTurTru1 chromosome 14, mTurTru1.mat.Y, whole genome shotgun sequence genome harbors these coding sequences:
- the NFU1 gene encoding NFU1 iron-sulfur cluster scaffold homolog, mitochondrial isoform X3 — MARCINNLSCQIRLFSFNMRYMFIQTQDTPNPNSLKFIPGKPVLETRTMDFPTSATAFRSPLARQLFRIEGVKSVFFGPDFITVTKENEELDWNLLKPDIYATIMDFFASGLPLVTEETPSGEAGSEDDDEVVAMIKELLDTRIRPTVQEDGGDVIYKGFEDGIVQLKLQGSCTSCPSSIITLKNGIQNMLQFYIPEVEGVEQVMDDESDEKEANSP, encoded by the exons ATGGCGAGGTGCATAAACAATCTCAGCTGTCAAATTAGACTCTTCTCTTTTAACA tgagATACATGTTTATTCAAACACAAGATACCCCAAATCCCAACAGTTTAAAGTTTATTCCAGGAAAACCAGTTCTTGAGACAAGGACCATGGATTTTCCCACATCAGCTACAGCATTTCGCTCCCCTCTGGCTAG gCAGTTATTTAGGATTGAAGGAGTAAAAAGTGTCTTCTTTGGACCCGATTTCATCACTGTCACAAAG GAGAATGAAGAGTTAGACTGGAATTTACTGAAACCAGATATCTATGCTACAATTATGGATTTCTTTGCATCTGGCTTACCTTTAGTTACTGAGGAAACACCTTCAGGAGAAGCAG GATCTGAAGATGATGATGAAGTTGTGGCAATGATTAAGGAATTGTTAGATACTAGAATACG GCCAACTGTGCAGGAAGATGGAGGAGATGTAATCTATAAAGGCTTTGAAGATGGCATTGTACAGCTGAAACTCCAAGGTTCTTGTACCAGCTGCCCCAGTTCAATCATTACTCTGAAAAATGGAATTCAGAACATGCTGCAGTTTTATATTCCAGAAGTAGAAGGTGTAGAACAG gtTATGGATGATGAATCAgatgaaaaagaagcaaactcaccTTAA
- the NFU1 gene encoding NFU1 iron-sulfur cluster scaffold homolog, mitochondrial isoform X6, translated as MDFFASGLPLVTEETPSGEAGSEDDDEVVAMIKELLDTRIRPTVQEDGGDVIYKGFEDGIVQLKLQGSCTSCPSSIITLKNGIQNMLQFYIPEVEGVEQVMDDESDEKEANSP; from the exons ATGGATTTCTTTGCATCTGGCTTACCTTTAGTTACTGAGGAAACACCTTCAGGAGAAGCAG GATCTGAAGATGATGATGAAGTTGTGGCAATGATTAAGGAATTGTTAGATACTAGAATACG GCCAACTGTGCAGGAAGATGGAGGAGATGTAATCTATAAAGGCTTTGAAGATGGCATTGTACAGCTGAAACTCCAAGGTTCTTGTACCAGCTGCCCCAGTTCAATCATTACTCTGAAAAATGGAATTCAGAACATGCTGCAGTTTTATATTCCAGAAGTAGAAGGTGTAGAACAG gtTATGGATGATGAATCAgatgaaaaagaagcaaactcaccTTAA
- the NFU1 gene encoding NFU1 iron-sulfur cluster scaffold homolog, mitochondrial isoform X1 gives MAAAALLGRGAAAAAAGLRRRFCHMMNPYTIKKQPLHQFVQRPLFPLPATLCNTVRYMFIQTQDTPNPNSLKFIPGKPVLETRTMDFPTSATAFRSPLARQLFRIEGVKSVFFGPDFITVTKENEELDWNLLKPDIYATIMDFFASGLPLVTEETPSGEAGSEDDDEVVAMIKELLDTRIRPTVQEDGGDVIYKGFEDGIVQLKLQGSCTSCPSSIITLKNGIQNMLQFYIPEVEGVEQVMDDESDEKEANSP, from the exons atggcggcggcggccCTCCTGGGCCGGGGAGCTGCGGCGGCTGCCGCTGGGCTGCGGAGGCG attCTGTCATATGATGAATCCATATACCATTAAGAAACAGCCTCTGCATCAGTTTGTCCAGAGACCACTTTTCCCACTCCCTGCAACCTTATGTAACACAG tgagATACATGTTTATTCAAACACAAGATACCCCAAATCCCAACAGTTTAAAGTTTATTCCAGGAAAACCAGTTCTTGAGACAAGGACCATGGATTTTCCCACATCAGCTACAGCATTTCGCTCCCCTCTGGCTAG gCAGTTATTTAGGATTGAAGGAGTAAAAAGTGTCTTCTTTGGACCCGATTTCATCACTGTCACAAAG GAGAATGAAGAGTTAGACTGGAATTTACTGAAACCAGATATCTATGCTACAATTATGGATTTCTTTGCATCTGGCTTACCTTTAGTTACTGAGGAAACACCTTCAGGAGAAGCAG GATCTGAAGATGATGATGAAGTTGTGGCAATGATTAAGGAATTGTTAGATACTAGAATACG GCCAACTGTGCAGGAAGATGGAGGAGATGTAATCTATAAAGGCTTTGAAGATGGCATTGTACAGCTGAAACTCCAAGGTTCTTGTACCAGCTGCCCCAGTTCAATCATTACTCTGAAAAATGGAATTCAGAACATGCTGCAGTTTTATATTCCAGAAGTAGAAGGTGTAGAACAG gtTATGGATGATGAATCAgatgaaaaagaagcaaactcaccTTAA
- the NFU1 gene encoding NFU1 iron-sulfur cluster scaffold homolog, mitochondrial isoform X4: protein MTQYQLAGTAWRVRYMFIQTQDTPNPNSLKFIPGKPVLETRTMDFPTSATAFRSPLARQLFRIEGVKSVFFGPDFITVTKENEELDWNLLKPDIYATIMDFFASGLPLVTEETPSGEAGSEDDDEVVAMIKELLDTRIRPTVQEDGGDVIYKGFEDGIVQLKLQGSCTSCPSSIITLKNGIQNMLQFYIPEVEGVEQVMDDESDEKEANSP, encoded by the exons ATGACTCAATATCAGTTAGCTGGAACTGCATGGCGAG tgagATACATGTTTATTCAAACACAAGATACCCCAAATCCCAACAGTTTAAAGTTTATTCCAGGAAAACCAGTTCTTGAGACAAGGACCATGGATTTTCCCACATCAGCTACAGCATTTCGCTCCCCTCTGGCTAG gCAGTTATTTAGGATTGAAGGAGTAAAAAGTGTCTTCTTTGGACCCGATTTCATCACTGTCACAAAG GAGAATGAAGAGTTAGACTGGAATTTACTGAAACCAGATATCTATGCTACAATTATGGATTTCTTTGCATCTGGCTTACCTTTAGTTACTGAGGAAACACCTTCAGGAGAAGCAG GATCTGAAGATGATGATGAAGTTGTGGCAATGATTAAGGAATTGTTAGATACTAGAATACG GCCAACTGTGCAGGAAGATGGAGGAGATGTAATCTATAAAGGCTTTGAAGATGGCATTGTACAGCTGAAACTCCAAGGTTCTTGTACCAGCTGCCCCAGTTCAATCATTACTCTGAAAAATGGAATTCAGAACATGCTGCAGTTTTATATTCCAGAAGTAGAAGGTGTAGAACAG gtTATGGATGATGAATCAgatgaaaaagaagcaaactcaccTTAA
- the NFU1 gene encoding NFU1 iron-sulfur cluster scaffold homolog, mitochondrial isoform X5: protein MFIQTQDTPNPNSLKFIPGKPVLETRTMDFPTSATAFRSPLARQLFRIEGVKSVFFGPDFITVTKENEELDWNLLKPDIYATIMDFFASGLPLVTEETPSGEAGSEDDDEVVAMIKELLDTRIRPTVQEDGGDVIYKGFEDGIVQLKLQGSCTSCPSSIITLKNGIQNMLQFYIPEVEGVEQVMDDESDEKEANSP, encoded by the exons ATGTTTATTCAAACACAAGATACCCCAAATCCCAACAGTTTAAAGTTTATTCCAGGAAAACCAGTTCTTGAGACAAGGACCATGGATTTTCCCACATCAGCTACAGCATTTCGCTCCCCTCTGGCTAG gCAGTTATTTAGGATTGAAGGAGTAAAAAGTGTCTTCTTTGGACCCGATTTCATCACTGTCACAAAG GAGAATGAAGAGTTAGACTGGAATTTACTGAAACCAGATATCTATGCTACAATTATGGATTTCTTTGCATCTGGCTTACCTTTAGTTACTGAGGAAACACCTTCAGGAGAAGCAG GATCTGAAGATGATGATGAAGTTGTGGCAATGATTAAGGAATTGTTAGATACTAGAATACG GCCAACTGTGCAGGAAGATGGAGGAGATGTAATCTATAAAGGCTTTGAAGATGGCATTGTACAGCTGAAACTCCAAGGTTCTTGTACCAGCTGCCCCAGTTCAATCATTACTCTGAAAAATGGAATTCAGAACATGCTGCAGTTTTATATTCCAGAAGTAGAAGGTGTAGAACAG gtTATGGATGATGAATCAgatgaaaaagaagcaaactcaccTTAA
- the NFU1 gene encoding NFU1 iron-sulfur cluster scaffold homolog, mitochondrial isoform X2 codes for MMNPYTIKKQPLHQFVQRPLFPLPATLCNTVRYMFIQTQDTPNPNSLKFIPGKPVLETRTMDFPTSATAFRSPLARQLFRIEGVKSVFFGPDFITVTKENEELDWNLLKPDIYATIMDFFASGLPLVTEETPSGEAGSEDDDEVVAMIKELLDTRIRPTVQEDGGDVIYKGFEDGIVQLKLQGSCTSCPSSIITLKNGIQNMLQFYIPEVEGVEQVMDDESDEKEANSP; via the exons ATGATGAATCCATATACCATTAAGAAACAGCCTCTGCATCAGTTTGTCCAGAGACCACTTTTCCCACTCCCTGCAACCTTATGTAACACAG tgagATACATGTTTATTCAAACACAAGATACCCCAAATCCCAACAGTTTAAAGTTTATTCCAGGAAAACCAGTTCTTGAGACAAGGACCATGGATTTTCCCACATCAGCTACAGCATTTCGCTCCCCTCTGGCTAG gCAGTTATTTAGGATTGAAGGAGTAAAAAGTGTCTTCTTTGGACCCGATTTCATCACTGTCACAAAG GAGAATGAAGAGTTAGACTGGAATTTACTGAAACCAGATATCTATGCTACAATTATGGATTTCTTTGCATCTGGCTTACCTTTAGTTACTGAGGAAACACCTTCAGGAGAAGCAG GATCTGAAGATGATGATGAAGTTGTGGCAATGATTAAGGAATTGTTAGATACTAGAATACG GCCAACTGTGCAGGAAGATGGAGGAGATGTAATCTATAAAGGCTTTGAAGATGGCATTGTACAGCTGAAACTCCAAGGTTCTTGTACCAGCTGCCCCAGTTCAATCATTACTCTGAAAAATGGAATTCAGAACATGCTGCAGTTTTATATTCCAGAAGTAGAAGGTGTAGAACAG gtTATGGATGATGAATCAgatgaaaaagaagcaaactcaccTTAA